GTTACTTCCATTTCCATTGTTACCACCGTCACCACCGTCGCCACCAGGGGAGTTATTACCACTACCTCCGTTACCTCCCGGTGAACCATTACCCCCGTTAGCATCGCCATCGATTAGTATATAAGGTAATTTTGTGTTTTCTTTCTGCATTGATAATGTTTTTATAGGGGTCTTATACCAATCTAACTTGAAGATGCAGGTTTTAAAATCTGAAAGTTGTCAGTCAGTCTAGTCGTGAGTTCTTTCGCTTTTTCTGGCAAAGTGACATGAAAAAAGTGACGAAGGGTTTCACGGAATGTCTTCGCATCCGGAAAATAAACATTGTTACGTACTTGCTCATTCATATACTTCCACAATCGCTCTCTTTGGATTTGGAGGTTTGGGGTGGTAAGCGGTAGGGTAATTCAGTTTAATTATAAGGGACATATGGCCCCTTTTTTCACCAATTTTTGCCCGGTGGTAACCCGCCCCATTCCAGATTAATATGAATTTTTTGGAAAATGGGTAAGTTTCTTCTAATAGCGCCGAAAAAATCCGCGATATTTTCGGCATTGATTCTCGGGTATTCACGGATCACGGTTTCTTCAATTCGTTGTAAATTGAGGGCGCCCAGAAGATTGAGACGGGTACGGCTGCCGGTGGTTTCGACCACTTTTACCTGATTTTTCCCCGCTTTCATCCAACCATAGCTGAGCTTTGTGGACTGCGAAGGATGCACCGCATCAATAAATAGGATAGGTTCATTCTGACCTGCCCGGTCTTTCAGAGACTGGTAGTCATCAATAAATTGTTGCTGCTTATCCGCATCGAATTTATGAGGAACGCCCTTTGGCTTTTTGTAGCTGAAACCTTGTCGGTGAAGCCATTTCGTCATGCCTCCCACGCTGAAAGACACCTGCCAACGAGCTCGTACATAATCCACAATTTGAGCGGTCGTATGCAGCAAATTTGCCGTCAAATAATCAACCAGATCGGCGGTTTGTTTGGCAGAGAGATGGCTTTCAGAACCGCCATTTTCGGGGGTGAGTTTTTCCTGCGCGATGAAATCTTTTAGGTGACGGCTTACCGTAGTTTCATGAATACGTAAGGCCTGAGCAATCATCTGAGCTGTCCAGCCCTCTGACGCCAAAAGCACGGCCTTGATGCGATCACAGACTCGACTATCACGAGTGGTATCATGCATCAATTCGAGGGCACGTTTTTGTTCTGGTGTCAGATGAATTTTCATGATTGCAAGCATGATCGGGTTTGGATAAGAAATCAAGCATCTTCAATGGCGATTGGTATATATCCTGAATCGCGTTGAAGATGGCGAGTATGGTTTGGCTATCGCGTATGGCTCCATCCTGATTGTGGTCATGCTGGCGATAATTTTCTTATTTGACTATTTAGTTGGCGAAGCGCGTGTTTCCCGTTCAAAAGCCAAAAATACCCAGTAATCACGGAGTGAAGATATGACACAGCAACATTTTGTCGAATTAAAAAATGTGACCAAACGATTTGGTCATCACACCGTCATCGACTCGCTGAATTTAGCCATTCCACAAGGGAATATGGTGACGCTATTGGGGCCATCCGGATGCGGTAAAACCACCGTGCTGAGGTTGGTGGCAGGGCTGGAAAAACCCACCGAAGGCAACATTTTCATTGATGGAGAAGATGTCACCGAGCGTTCTATTCAACAGCGGGATATTTGCATGGTATTTCAGTCGTATGCCCTTTTTCCGCATATGTCATTGGGGGAAAATATCGGTTATGGACTGAAAATGCTGGGGCGGCCAAAAGCAGAGATCCGTCAGCGCGTCAGGGAAGCATTAGAATTGGTCGATTTGGCAGGTTTTGAAGATCGCTATGTTGACCAGATATCCGGCGGGCAACAACAGCGTGTCGCTTTGGCGCGCGCCCTTATTCTCAAACCCAAAGTTCTGCTATTCGATGAACCCTTGAGTAATTTAGATGCCAACTTGCGCCGCAGTATGCGTGAGAAAATCCGCGAGTTACAGCAACAATTTAATATCACCTCACTTTATGTCACCCATGATCAAAGTGAAGCCTTTGCGGTTTCTGATACGGTTTTAGTGATGAATAAGGGTAAGATCATGCAGATGGGTTCTCCACTAACTTTGTATCGTCAGCCCGCCTCGAAATTTATGGCTAACTTTATGGGAGACGCCAATATTTTTTCTGCCACACTCGGAGCAGATTATGTGGAAATCTTCCAATATCGTCTGCCTCGCCCAACCCATTTCACTACAACGCAAGCATTAATTACCGTTGGCGTTCGCCCTGAAGCCATTAGCTTAGTTCTACAAGGCAGCGAAAACCAGCGCTGTAAGGTCAAGCATGTTGCATATATGGGGGCACAATATGAAGTCACGGTTGACTGGTATGGACAAACGCTATTACTGCAAGTCAATGCCACCCAACGGCAACCCAAAGTCGGTGAGGATTATTATCTGGAAATTCATCCAATCGGGATGTTCATTCTGGATGAGAAAATATAAGATTAGGGCTAACAAACTAAGCGCCTGCGGTTATCACCGCAGGCGATTTTTTATCCAACAAATTCCTCAACAAACCAACGGCATAAATCACCGATTCTGTCTATCAACTCACCAATAAACCTTGTAAAATCATCTATGCTTTCTGGGGATGTCATACCGCAAAAAGACCATTCATTTCACTTCTAATAAATAGGTTTTACTAATGCATCAGTCTG
This genomic interval from Xenorhabdus doucetiae contains the following:
- the fbpC gene encoding ferric ABC transporter ATP-binding protein, which gives rise to MTQQHFVELKNVTKRFGHHTVIDSLNLAIPQGNMVTLLGPSGCGKTTVLRLVAGLEKPTEGNIFIDGEDVTERSIQQRDICMVFQSYALFPHMSLGENIGYGLKMLGRPKAEIRQRVREALELVDLAGFEDRYVDQISGGQQQRVALARALILKPKVLLFDEPLSNLDANLRRSMREKIRELQQQFNITSLYVTHDQSEAFAVSDTVLVMNKGKIMQMGSPLTLYRQPASKFMANFMGDANIFSATLGADYVEIFQYRLPRPTHFTTTQALITVGVRPEAISLVLQGSENQRCKVKHVAYMGAQYEVTVDWYGQTLLLQVNATQRQPKVGEDYYLEIHPIGMFILDEKI